In the genome of Nitrospira sp. MA-1, one region contains:
- the hemL gene encoding glutamate-1-semialdehyde 2,1-aminomutase, with protein sequence MKTTRSRALFQRANSYIPGGVNSPVRAFRSVGGDPLFIKEAKGILLEDVDGNKFLDYVLSWGPMILGHAHSQVLKAVISATKRGTSYGAPCEGEVDLARQIAKMVPSIEQVRLVNSGTEAVMSAIRLARAYTKRDSILKFDGCYHGHADHLLVKAGSGVATLGIPDSPGVPESFARHTLTAPYNDIKATERLIHKHANNLGAIIVEPIAGNMGVIPPSDEFLPWLRMITKKYEILLIFDEVITGFRVNAGGAQALYKVIPDLTILGKIIGGGLPIGAYGGSRDIMQMIAPAGPVYQAGTLSGNPVAVAAGLETIRLLQSPGVYKDLEKRSKELAEGLGEAAKQAKISYYQTRVGSMLGGFFSGGPVNDYAGAKKSDTVRYAKFFNGMLNHGIYLAPSQFEAMLLSTAHTKKHIQQTIAAAQKVFPTLR encoded by the coding sequence GTGAAAACAACAAGGTCTCGGGCATTATTTCAACGTGCTAATTCCTATATTCCCGGTGGTGTCAATAGTCCCGTCAGAGCATTCCGCTCGGTCGGAGGAGATCCTTTATTCATCAAGGAAGCTAAGGGGATTTTGCTAGAAGATGTGGATGGCAATAAATTTTTGGATTATGTTTTATCTTGGGGACCTATGATTCTCGGTCATGCTCATTCTCAGGTGTTAAAGGCTGTCATCAGCGCTACCAAACGCGGGACAAGCTATGGGGCGCCCTGCGAGGGAGAAGTGGATTTAGCCAGGCAAATTGCCAAGATGGTTCCTTCGATTGAACAAGTTCGTCTCGTTAATTCAGGAACGGAAGCTGTTATGAGCGCCATCCGTTTAGCGAGGGCATACACTAAGCGTGACTCCATTTTGAAATTCGATGGCTGCTATCATGGTCATGCCGACCATTTGCTTGTAAAAGCTGGATCGGGAGTGGCTACCCTAGGGATCCCAGATAGCCCTGGTGTACCAGAATCGTTTGCCCGTCATACCTTGACTGCGCCCTATAACGATATTAAAGCTACCGAAAGACTCATACATAAACATGCCAACAATTTGGGCGCCATTATCGTGGAGCCTATTGCAGGGAATATGGGGGTGATTCCTCCATCGGATGAATTTCTGCCCTGGCTCAGAATGATCACCAAAAAGTACGAGATTCTCTTGATTTTTGATGAAGTCATTACCGGATTTAGAGTGAATGCCGGTGGAGCGCAAGCCCTCTATAAAGTCATTCCAGATCTCACGATTTTGGGGAAAATCATCGGTGGGGGCTTACCCATTGGAGCGTATGGAGGGTCCAGGGACATTATGCAAATGATTGCCCCGGCGGGACCAGTGTATCAGGCCGGAACTCTCTCCGGAAATCCAGTGGCCGTGGCTGCTGGACTAGAGACTATCCGACTCCTTCAAAGCCCTGGTGTCTATAAAGATTTAGAAAAAAGATCCAAGGAACTGGCTGAAGGCTTGGGTGAAGCGGCAAAGCAAGCAAAAATTTCCTACTATCAAACACGGGTCGGATCAATGTTGGGTGGATTTTTTTCGGGAGGACCTGTCAACGACTACGCGGGAGCCAAAAAATCAGATACCGTGAGATATGCTAAGTTTTTCAATGGAATGCTTAATCATGGAATTTATTTGGCTCCCTCTCAATTTGAAGCCATGTTACTTTCAACGGCTCATACCAAAAAGCACATTCAACAGACAATTGCTGCGGCACAAAAGGTCTTTCCAACCCTCCGATAA
- a CDS encoding aldehyde dehydrogenase family protein, producing MSMATSTEQLHPDVQSFVSHPRKMLINGQWADARSGKTFSTFNPATGEVIAEVAEGDKPDIDLAVRAARNAFEQGPWRKMTPSDRGKLLWRLGDLLESNLEEFAQLESLDNGKPLTIARAADVPLAVDLFRYMAGWSTKIEGNSIPISVPYMRGSQFLAYTLREPVGVVGQIIPWNFPLLMAAWKLGPALAVGCTIVMKPAEQTPLSALRLGELFLEAGFPEGVVNVVPGYGETAGAALAAHPDVDKIAFTGSTEVGKLIVNAATGNLKKVTLELGGKSPSVVLPDADLEIGIPGVASAIFFNHGQCCAAGSRLYVEKGIFDKVVAGVADQAKQIKIGSGLDLTTQMGPLVSDEQQHRVLGYLESGFAEGAQAVAGGKRFGDKGYFVEPTVLVNTKSTMKVIQEEIFGPVVCAEPFTNVEDVIAKANDNIYGLAASVWTKDLSKGHRIAAQLRAGTVWINCHNVFDASLPFGGYKQSGWGREMGHEALNLYTEVKSVCAKLA from the coding sequence ATGAGTATGGCGACTTCAACCGAACAACTTCATCCTGATGTACAATCTTTTGTGTCCCACCCACGAAAAATGCTGATCAATGGCCAGTGGGCGGACGCTCGATCAGGCAAAACATTTTCCACGTTTAATCCTGCAACGGGTGAAGTCATAGCGGAGGTGGCGGAAGGCGATAAGCCAGATATTGATTTAGCTGTGCGAGCGGCGAGAAATGCATTCGAACAAGGCCCTTGGCGAAAAATGACGCCTTCTGATCGCGGCAAACTCCTTTGGAGGTTGGGGGACCTTCTGGAATCGAATCTGGAAGAGTTTGCCCAGTTAGAGTCTCTTGATAACGGCAAGCCGTTAACCATTGCGCGAGCAGCTGACGTCCCGTTGGCTGTCGATTTATTTAGATATATGGCGGGATGGTCAACAAAAATTGAGGGCAATTCCATTCCCATTTCAGTTCCCTACATGCGTGGGTCTCAATTCCTGGCCTACACCCTTCGTGAGCCGGTTGGAGTTGTCGGGCAAATCATTCCCTGGAATTTTCCTCTATTGATGGCGGCATGGAAGCTCGGCCCGGCTTTGGCCGTGGGATGCACCATTGTGATGAAACCGGCTGAACAAACTCCTTTGTCAGCGCTGCGGTTGGGAGAATTGTTTCTGGAGGCAGGGTTTCCCGAAGGAGTCGTGAACGTTGTTCCCGGCTATGGTGAAACCGCAGGTGCGGCCTTAGCTGCACATCCTGATGTGGATAAAATTGCGTTTACCGGATCGACCGAAGTCGGCAAACTTATTGTGAATGCCGCGACAGGAAATCTTAAAAAAGTCACGTTGGAACTCGGTGGCAAATCACCAAGTGTCGTCTTGCCGGACGCTGACCTGGAAATTGGAATACCTGGAGTCGCGAGTGCGATTTTCTTTAATCATGGGCAATGTTGCGCCGCAGGCTCACGGTTGTATGTGGAAAAAGGCATTTTTGATAAGGTCGTGGCAGGGGTTGCCGATCAAGCCAAACAAATTAAGATAGGCTCGGGATTAGATCTCACCACTCAAATGGGACCGTTGGTTTCTGATGAACAGCAACACCGTGTCCTGGGATATTTGGAGTCGGGATTTGCCGAAGGAGCTCAAGCGGTTGCGGGTGGAAAACGGTTTGGAGACAAAGGGTACTTTGTTGAACCGACTGTCTTGGTCAATACCAAATCAACCATGAAGGTTATTCAGGAAGAAATTTTTGGCCCTGTGGTTTGTGCTGAACCCTTCACAAATGTGGAAGATGTCATCGCCAAGGCCAATGATAATATCTATGGATTGGCGGCATCGGTATGGACTAAAGATTTGAGTAAGGGGCATCGCATTGCCGCACAATTGCGGGCCGGAACGGTTTGGATTAACTGTCATAACGTTTTTGATGCGTCACTTCCTTTTGGTGGGTACAAACAATCCGGCTGGGGACGCGAAATGGGCCACGAGGCCTTGAATCTCTATACGGAAGTGAAATCCGTCTGTGCCAAACTTGCATAA
- the dapB gene encoding 4-hydroxy-tetrahydrodipicolinate reductase — MTRTIITGAAGRMGTRLIALTQDSPGLQLAGAVEVKGHPAIGKDAGEVSQIGRINIPITDDLQACLSQGDVVVDFTAPSSCLVNLQHIVNAAKSMVIGTTGFSEQELAKLKMLAVKIPCVFSPNMSVGINVLLGTVGKIARSLGEQYNIEVIEAHHNKKKDAPSGTALKLAEALAEGMEWDLQEVGVYTRHGITGERQTREIGMQTIRAGDIVGDHTILLGGPGERIEITHRAHTRDTFAQGALRAAEWVANKPPGLYSMADVLGLK, encoded by the coding sequence ATGACTCGAACAATCATTACCGGCGCGGCCGGCCGAATGGGCACGAGGTTAATCGCATTGACTCAAGACTCCCCTGGACTCCAACTTGCCGGCGCCGTCGAAGTAAAAGGACATCCAGCTATTGGGAAAGATGCAGGCGAAGTCTCTCAAATTGGACGAATCAATATCCCGATCACCGATGATTTACAGGCCTGCCTCTCTCAAGGAGATGTGGTCGTCGACTTCACGGCTCCTTCATCTTGCCTGGTCAATCTCCAACACATTGTCAATGCCGCCAAATCCATGGTCATTGGAACCACAGGTTTTTCTGAACAAGAATTGGCCAAACTCAAAATGCTTGCTGTCAAAATCCCCTGTGTGTTCTCCCCCAACATGAGTGTAGGCATTAATGTGCTCCTCGGCACGGTCGGGAAAATCGCCAGGTCCTTAGGAGAGCAATACAACATTGAAGTGATCGAAGCCCATCACAACAAAAAAAAGGACGCCCCCAGCGGAACCGCGCTGAAACTCGCTGAGGCTTTAGCGGAAGGAATGGAATGGGATTTACAAGAAGTAGGCGTCTATACACGGCATGGCATCACCGGCGAACGCCAAACCCGTGAAATTGGGATGCAAACCATCCGCGCAGGGGATATCGTTGGCGACCACACCATTTTATTGGGTGGACCAGGCGAACGCATTGAAATCACCCACAGGGCCCACACCCGCGATACCTTTGCCCAAGGCGCCCTCCGCGCAGCAGAATGGGTGGCCAATAAACCACCTGGTCTCTATTCCATGGCCGACGTCTTAGGCTTAAAGTAA
- the dapA gene encoding 4-hydroxy-tetrahydrodipicolinate synthase, protein MFSGSIVAIVTPFSKGKFDEKAMADLIETQIASGTHGIVPCGTTGESATLTPEEHERVVSVTVEVVNKRVPVIAGTGSNSTDEAITFTKHAKAVGADAALLITPYYNKPPQEGLYRHFSAIAKAVDFPQVLYNIPGRTSINMLPATVSRLSEIPNIIGIKEGSGSLQQVSEIIQRSRPDFLVLSGDDPLTLPMMVLGGKGVITVTANVAPTAMANMVNAALKGDYETARALHFKLSPLFGSLFLETNPIPVKAALAMMGIMSEEVRLPLTPLSPEFRPALQEALKQAGVL, encoded by the coding sequence ATGTTCAGTGGTTCCATAGTCGCCATTGTCACCCCATTTTCGAAGGGAAAATTTGATGAAAAGGCCATGGCCGACCTCATAGAAACTCAAATTGCTTCAGGAACTCATGGCATTGTGCCTTGTGGGACAACGGGTGAATCAGCCACGTTAACTCCTGAAGAGCATGAACGGGTCGTGTCGGTCACCGTCGAAGTAGTCAATAAGCGGGTTCCTGTCATTGCGGGAACAGGCTCAAACTCAACCGATGAAGCGATTACCTTTACCAAGCATGCAAAAGCCGTCGGTGCCGATGCGGCATTGCTCATCACTCCGTATTACAATAAACCTCCACAGGAAGGACTCTATCGTCATTTTTCCGCTATTGCCAAAGCCGTGGACTTTCCCCAAGTCCTCTATAATATTCCAGGGAGGACCAGCATCAATATGTTGCCGGCCACGGTGAGCCGTCTGTCAGAGATCCCAAATATTATAGGCATCAAAGAAGGCAGTGGATCGCTCCAACAAGTATCCGAAATCATACAACGATCCCGCCCTGACTTCCTTGTGCTTTCCGGCGATGATCCCTTGACACTCCCCATGATGGTCCTGGGCGGAAAAGGCGTGATCACCGTCACCGCGAACGTTGCCCCCACCGCTATGGCCAACATGGTCAATGCAGCACTAAAAGGTGACTACGAAACAGCTAGGGCTCTGCACTTCAAACTCTCTCCCTTATTTGGGTCATTATTTTTGGAGACGAATCCAATCCCAGTGAAAGCGGCCCTAGCCATGATGGGAATCATGTCAGAAGAGGTTCGACTGCCGCTTACCCCGCTTTCCCCTGAATTTCGACCAGCACTCCAGGAAGCCTTAAAACAAGCCGGAGTGCTCTGA
- the lysA gene encoding diaminopimelate decarboxylase: MHDFHYQGDELFCEEAPIRQITEQVGTPCYIYSHRTLIRHFQAFDQAFKAIPHIVAFAMKSNSNLTVLRLLAKEGSGADIVSGGELFRALTAGMAPNKIVFAGVGKSKEEIRYALQSEILMFNVESPGELQQINEVAGSMGVRAKVALRINPDIDPQTHPYISTGLKKSKFGIGADRALAEFDAAESLPHIEVVGVHSHIGSQLTQITPFVDALKKAIVLIQTLQAKGLQIQYLNIGGGLGITYSDETPPHPKELAAAISPLLQSVSCKIIMEPGRSIVGNAGILVTKVLYNKESADKHFVIVDAAMNDLLRPSLYDAHHDIQPVLKKESSVVNTVDVVGPICESGDFLAKDRKMHQSQPGDLLAVMSAGAYGFTMASNYNSRPRVPEILVKGKEITVIRKRESYEDLIRGESISDAFSN, translated from the coding sequence ATGCATGATTTTCACTACCAAGGGGACGAATTATTTTGTGAAGAGGCCCCTATTCGACAAATTACTGAACAGGTCGGCACTCCATGTTACATTTATAGTCACCGAACTTTAATTCGTCATTTTCAGGCGTTCGATCAGGCTTTTAAGGCTATTCCACATATCGTAGCCTTTGCCATGAAATCGAATTCGAACTTAACCGTTCTGCGACTTCTTGCTAAGGAAGGGAGTGGCGCAGACATCGTGTCGGGAGGAGAACTCTTTCGCGCATTAACAGCCGGAATGGCACCAAACAAAATCGTCTTTGCCGGGGTCGGGAAATCTAAGGAGGAAATTCGATATGCATTGCAATCGGAAATTCTGATGTTCAATGTTGAATCTCCTGGTGAACTGCAACAGATCAATGAAGTGGCCGGCTCCATGGGGGTGCGCGCCAAAGTGGCCTTGCGAATCAATCCGGATATTGATCCCCAAACCCATCCGTATATTTCTACCGGGCTAAAGAAAAGTAAATTTGGGATTGGGGCAGACCGGGCTCTTGCCGAATTTGACGCAGCAGAAAGCCTTCCTCATATTGAGGTCGTCGGTGTGCACTCACACATTGGCTCACAATTAACACAGATCACCCCATTTGTAGATGCCTTAAAAAAGGCTATTGTTTTAATTCAGACGCTCCAAGCTAAAGGCCTTCAGATTCAATACCTCAACATAGGCGGGGGACTGGGCATTACCTACTCGGACGAAACTCCTCCTCATCCAAAAGAACTGGCTGCGGCCATTTCCCCGTTGCTTCAATCCGTTTCATGCAAAATCATTATGGAGCCGGGTCGATCCATCGTAGGGAACGCGGGCATATTGGTGACCAAGGTATTGTACAACAAAGAAAGCGCGGACAAGCATTTCGTCATTGTCGATGCCGCGATGAATGATCTCCTACGACCAAGCTTATATGATGCCCACCACGATATTCAGCCGGTCTTAAAGAAAGAGTCGTCCGTGGTCAACACCGTTGATGTCGTGGGACCCATTTGCGAATCAGGAGACTTTTTAGCAAAAGATCGAAAAATGCACCAATCTCAACCAGGAGATCTCCTTGCCGTCATGAGTGCAGGAGCGTATGGTTTCACGATGGCTTCAAATTACAATTCCCGTCCGCGCGTTCCCGAGATACTCGTAAAAGGAAAGGAGATCACGGTCATTCGAAAACGAGAAAGCTACGAGGACCTGATCCGGGGTGAGTCCATTTCAGATGCCTTCTCGAATTAA
- a CDS encoding radical SAM protein, translated as MDTPLTHSEIRPKLLLLDPYPRNNPYRMSASERRSIWFPKLSLPAIAAYTPTTWNVEIVDEAVMDINFETPCDVVGISIMTCYAPRAYEIADEFRRRRKPVILGGVHPTYCPDEALRHCDAIICGEAEDLWPQVITDIEAGALKRIYRMEQFPTLSHYKPPRIELLSPDSYMTRLCTFTTRGCHFDCEFCSVSPFNGKTTRRRPVPEVIEELKRAKEWLRSDIVERMTHGSLFHALTTSLKIWVGLEEGSIVAFVDDLHNSHRAYCRELWQSLKSLNIKWGCQSTLFLGDDPEMVKLAADSGCVSVFVGMESLSDDSLDETNKGFNQVRKFENQIKMFHDHGIMVNPGLVFGFDNDDESVFETAVEFLTRNKVELAYFNVLTPLPGTALFERFKQEDRLIDQDWSKYDGKHVVFTPKRMTAEQLQEGFFWANHQFYSWSSIWNRLGHTRQRLIPRLEMNWEFRKLIYRTTPKGSLSPLAKVLKSLQVKLPTSETQQLIPNALHPQPSPDPKPQELYLKMKARRHDAFAALLIDLEGTLDHLNAKELLKRIQQAGRAAKMDIVVNFENLKQATPKAIFTLLDGEILQAILPHTKLRYRNLTKAFQAIVSEIALDHFDLFDEDIQHA; from the coding sequence ATGGATACCCCTCTCACTCACAGTGAAATTCGGCCCAAACTTCTGTTGCTTGATCCCTATCCACGAAATAATCCCTATCGCATGAGCGCAAGCGAACGCCGGTCGATCTGGTTTCCGAAGCTCAGCCTACCAGCGATTGCAGCCTATACTCCGACAACATGGAATGTCGAAATCGTGGACGAAGCCGTTATGGATATCAATTTTGAGACTCCCTGTGATGTGGTTGGAATATCCATCATGACGTGTTATGCCCCGAGGGCTTATGAAATCGCCGATGAATTTCGTCGACGTCGGAAACCGGTCATTCTCGGAGGGGTCCATCCCACCTATTGCCCAGATGAAGCCCTTCGTCATTGTGATGCTATTATCTGCGGGGAAGCCGAAGACCTTTGGCCTCAAGTCATCACGGACATCGAAGCCGGGGCCTTGAAACGAATCTATCGGATGGAACAATTTCCAACCTTGAGTCACTACAAACCACCGCGTATTGAATTGCTCAGCCCTGATTCTTATATGACCAGGCTATGTACCTTCACGACGCGAGGATGTCATTTTGATTGCGAATTTTGCAGTGTTTCCCCATTTAATGGCAAAACCACTCGACGCCGACCCGTTCCCGAAGTCATCGAAGAGCTGAAGCGAGCCAAAGAGTGGCTGCGTTCAGACATTGTCGAACGGATGACTCACGGATCACTGTTCCATGCCTTAACGACTTCCCTGAAAATTTGGGTAGGACTGGAAGAAGGATCGATCGTTGCTTTTGTTGATGACCTGCACAACAGTCATCGAGCCTATTGCCGTGAGTTATGGCAATCCCTGAAATCTCTCAATATAAAATGGGGCTGCCAATCCACCCTCTTCCTTGGCGACGATCCTGAAATGGTCAAATTGGCCGCCGATAGTGGTTGCGTATCGGTGTTTGTCGGGATGGAATCGCTGTCTGATGATTCACTTGATGAAACCAACAAAGGATTCAATCAGGTCAGGAAATTTGAAAACCAAATTAAAATGTTTCATGACCACGGCATCATGGTGAACCCCGGGCTCGTTTTTGGATTTGATAATGATGACGAATCCGTATTCGAGACCGCAGTGGAATTTTTAACGCGAAACAAAGTCGAATTGGCCTACTTTAATGTTTTGACACCCCTTCCCGGTACGGCCCTGTTTGAACGCTTCAAACAGGAAGACCGGCTCATTGATCAAGACTGGTCCAAATATGACGGGAAACATGTGGTCTTCACACCCAAGCGCATGACAGCCGAACAATTACAAGAAGGGTTTTTCTGGGCCAACCACCAGTTTTATTCATGGTCCTCTATCTGGAATCGCCTGGGGCATACCCGCCAACGACTGATTCCCAGGCTTGAAATGAATTGGGAATTTCGAAAATTGATATACCGCACCACACCCAAAGGCTCGCTTTCCCCTTTGGCTAAGGTCTTAAAAAGCCTGCAAGTCAAACTGCCAACCTCCGAAACCCAGCAACTCATTCCTAACGCTCTCCACCCCCAACCCTCTCCTGACCCCAAACCCCAGGAGCTTTACCTGAAAATGAAAGCTCGTCGGCACGATGCCTTTGCCGCCTTGCTCATTGACCTGGAGGGAACCCTAGACCACCTGAACGCCAAGGAACTACTAAAACGGATTCAACAGGCTGGGCGGGCAGCAAAAATGGATATCGTGGTTAACTTTGAGAACCTAAAACAAGCGACCCCAAAAGCTATTTTCACATTATTGGATGGAGAAATTCTCCAGGCCATCCTCCCCCACACAAAGTTACGGTATCGAAATTTAACAAAAGCCTTTCAAGCAATTGTTTCAGAAATCGCTCTCGATCATTTTGACTTATTTGATGAGGATATCCAGCATGCATGA
- the argH gene encoding argininosuccinate lyase produces the protein MPPQKTGDQKLWGGRFQGQTHQLVETFTASIHVDRRLYEYDIEGSIAHCKTLQRAKVLPQRECQTIIRGLQAIREDIRAGRHQWKTEDEDVHMSIERRLTELIGPVGGKLHTGRSRNDQITLDLRLYLRDTLQHLSNDLRLLQQSLVTLAERYMGVMMPGYTHLQRAQPVLFSHHALAYVEMVERDKGRLQDALVRINVMPLGSGALAGNNYPIDRHYTASLLHFPRVTQNSLDAVSDRDYVIEVLSACTIVMMHLSRLSEELILWSSQEFHFTDISDGFCTGSSMMPQKKNPDVPELIRGKTGRVYGHLFSLLTTLKGLPLSYNRDLQEDKEPLFDTLDTVTTSVKIYAELLAQLTIRPDSMKEAVSEGFLLATELADYLVKKGMPFRESHHVVGSLVRECLAKGKDLGQLTQQDLVNASSSFDAKAFQVLTPEAAINSKNIIGGTATAQVTKQINGWKKSLQAEMKRSMKQPRTA, from the coding sequence ATGCCGCCACAAAAAACAGGAGATCAAAAACTCTGGGGAGGGCGATTTCAAGGCCAAACACATCAACTCGTGGAAACCTTCACGGCCTCGATTCACGTTGACCGCCGCCTGTATGAATACGATATTGAAGGCAGTATCGCCCATTGCAAAACGTTACAACGGGCTAAGGTCTTGCCACAGCGAGAATGCCAAACCATCATTCGAGGGCTCCAGGCCATTCGCGAGGACATTCGCGCCGGTCGGCATCAATGGAAGACCGAGGACGAAGATGTGCATATGAGCATTGAACGGCGGCTGACTGAACTCATTGGACCTGTTGGGGGAAAACTGCACACCGGCCGGAGTCGGAATGATCAGATCACCCTGGACCTTCGACTCTACCTTCGGGATACTCTCCAACACCTAAGCAATGATCTCCGGTTACTTCAACAGTCCCTCGTAACCCTCGCTGAGCGGTATATGGGAGTGATGATGCCGGGCTATACACATCTACAGCGGGCTCAGCCCGTTCTCTTTTCGCATCATGCCCTGGCCTATGTTGAGATGGTAGAGCGGGACAAGGGGCGCCTTCAGGACGCCTTGGTACGGATTAACGTCATGCCTCTAGGGTCCGGCGCATTAGCTGGAAACAATTACCCGATCGACCGTCACTATACGGCTTCCTTACTACATTTCCCTCGCGTGACCCAGAATAGCCTGGATGCCGTGTCGGACCGAGATTACGTCATTGAAGTGCTCAGCGCTTGCACCATCGTGATGATGCACCTCTCTCGGCTAAGTGAAGAACTCATTTTATGGTCCTCGCAAGAATTCCACTTCACGGATATTTCCGACGGATTTTGTACGGGCAGCAGTATGATGCCACAGAAAAAAAATCCGGATGTCCCGGAACTGATCCGTGGAAAAACTGGTCGGGTATATGGACATTTGTTCAGCCTCCTGACCACCTTAAAAGGCTTGCCACTCAGTTACAATCGAGACCTTCAGGAAGATAAAGAACCATTGTTTGACACATTAGATACCGTAACCACATCAGTTAAAATCTACGCAGAACTCCTGGCGCAACTCACGATACGACCTGATTCCATGAAAGAAGCCGTGTCTGAGGGTTTTCTGCTGGCAACGGAGTTGGCGGACTATTTGGTTAAAAAGGGAATGCCTTTCCGTGAATCTCACCACGTGGTGGGAAGCCTAGTACGGGAGTGTTTAGCTAAAGGGAAGGATTTAGGGCAACTCACGCAGCAGGATCTAGTGAACGCCTCATCGTCTTTTGATGCCAAGGCCTTTCAAGTTTTAACTCCCGAAGCGGCAATTAACAGTAAAAACATTATAGGTGGTACCGCTACGGCCCAAGTCACAAAACAGATCAATGGTTGGAAGAAATCATTACAGGCCGAAATGAAACGCTCCATGAAACAACCACGAACGGCATGA
- the argF gene encoding ornithine carbamoyltransferase: protein MSPSSQSSRTQKSTTVAPRKKTTALPKDLLTVADIPRDTIHHLIALAQKLKAARRQGRSTFPLKGKTLGLIFEKPSTRTRVSFEAGMNQLGGQAIFLASEKIQLSRGESLADTAKVLTRYLDGLVVRTFNQASLEEWAQHTSIPVINGLTDDCHPCQALADLLTIVEHRDHAKGLKLAYIGDGNNITHSLVEIGAKVGMHVVVGCPKGYEPDPRVIEAAKIESQQTGARIEITHDPKNAATDADVIYTDVWISMGQEHEQQPRMSALTPYQVNGQLMKEAKSNALVMHCLPAHRGEEITEEVLDGPQSVVLDQAENRLHIQKAILLEWLGRSPS, encoded by the coding sequence ATGTCACCATCAAGTCAGTCCTCTCGTACTCAAAAATCTACTACTGTCGCACCACGCAAAAAGACGACAGCTCTCCCCAAAGACCTGCTAACGGTGGCCGACATTCCCCGGGATACGATTCACCATTTGATTGCACTTGCTCAAAAACTGAAGGCTGCCCGAAGACAGGGGCGCTCTACCTTTCCGTTGAAGGGCAAAACGCTTGGTCTTATTTTTGAAAAACCTTCTACGCGGACCAGGGTTTCGTTTGAAGCAGGCATGAATCAACTGGGTGGACAAGCCATTTTTCTTGCGTCCGAAAAAATCCAATTGAGTCGTGGGGAAAGCTTAGCCGATACGGCAAAAGTCTTAACACGATATTTGGATGGACTCGTTGTAAGAACATTCAACCAAGCCTCCCTAGAAGAATGGGCTCAACACACCTCGATTCCTGTTATCAACGGGTTAACGGACGATTGTCACCCCTGCCAGGCTTTGGCTGATCTTTTGACCATTGTTGAACACAGAGACCACGCGAAAGGCTTAAAGCTGGCATATATTGGAGACGGAAACAATATCACGCACTCCCTTGTTGAGATTGGAGCTAAGGTAGGTATGCACGTGGTCGTAGGATGCCCAAAAGGCTATGAACCTGATCCCCGCGTCATTGAGGCAGCCAAAATAGAAAGCCAACAAACCGGTGCCAGGATTGAAATCACCCACGATCCTAAAAACGCAGCAACGGACGCTGATGTGATTTACACAGATGTGTGGATCAGCATGGGCCAGGAACACGAACAACAACCACGCATGAGCGCTTTGACCCCCTATCAGGTCAACGGTCAGCTGATGAAAGAGGCAAAATCCAATGCGCTGGTCATGCATTGCCTGCCAGCCCATCGGGGGGAGGAAATAACCGAAGAGGTGCTGGACGGCCCACAATCAGTAGTTCTCGACCAAGCCGAAAACCGCCTACACATCCAAAAAGCTATTTTGCTTGAATGGTTAGGAAGGTCGCCTTCATGA